In one Pygocentrus nattereri isolate fPygNat1 chromosome 21, fPygNat1.pri, whole genome shotgun sequence genomic region, the following are encoded:
- the psma5 gene encoding proteasome subunit alpha type-5 isoform X1: MGTKSSHVMLLLRSAYTSPLPRLLKEADSLFSCSHFIFRMFLTRSEYDRGVNTFSPEGRLFQVEYAIEAIKLGSTAIGIQTSEGVCLAVEKRITSPLMEPNSIEKIVEIDSHIGCAMSGLIADAKTLIDKARVETQNHWFTYNETMTVESVTQAVSNLALQFGEEDADPGAMSRPFGVALLFGGVDEKGPQLYHMDPSGTFVQCDARAIGSASEGAQSSLQEVYHKSMTLKEAIKSSLTILKQVMEEKLNATNIELATIEPGKTFHMYTKEELEDVIKDI, encoded by the exons ATGGGAACCAAATCGTCCCATGTGATGTTGCTCCTCCGGAGCGCTTACACGAGCCCACTTCCTAGACTGTTGAAAGAAGCAGACTCACTCTTCAGCTGCAG cCATTTCATATTCAGGATGTTCCTGACGAGATCAGAATACGACAG AGGTGTGAACACTTTCTCACCGGAGGGAAGACTTTTCCAGGTGGAATATGCCATTGAAGCCATTAAG TTGGGCTCCACAGCCATTGGCATCCAGACGTCGGAAGGAGTGTGTCTCGCCGTGGAGAAACGAATCACCTCGCCCCTGATGGAGCCCAACAGTATCGAGAAGATCGTAGAGATTGACTCCCACATCG GTTGTGCTATGAGTGGATTGATAGCCGATGCCAAAACGCTTATTGACAAAGCGAGGGTGGAGACGCAG AATCACTGGTTCACCTACAACGAGACGATGACGGTAGAGAGTGTGACTCAGGCGGTGTCTAACCTGGCTCTTCAGTTTGGAGAGGAGGACGCAGACCCCGGTGCCATG AGCCGTCCCTTTGGTGTTGCCTTGCTTTTCGGAGGTGTGGATGAAAAGGGACCCCAACT GTACCACATGGATCCCTCGGGCACGTTCGTGCAGTGTGATGCCAGGGCCATTGGATCAGCATCTGAGGGTGCTCAGAGCTCTCTGCAGGAAGTCTATCACAAG tccATGACATTAAAAGAAGCCATCAAGTCTTCTCTCACCATCCTGAAGCAGGTTATGGAGGAGAAGCTGAATGCTACCAACATCGAG CTTGCTACAATAGAGCCAGGCAAGACCTTCCACATGTACACAAAAGAAGAACTGGAGGACGTCATTAAGGACATCTAG
- the psma5 gene encoding proteasome subunit alpha type-5 isoform X2 has translation MFLTRSEYDRGVNTFSPEGRLFQVEYAIEAIKLGSTAIGIQTSEGVCLAVEKRITSPLMEPNSIEKIVEIDSHIGCAMSGLIADAKTLIDKARVETQNHWFTYNETMTVESVTQAVSNLALQFGEEDADPGAMSRPFGVALLFGGVDEKGPQLYHMDPSGTFVQCDARAIGSASEGAQSSLQEVYHKSMTLKEAIKSSLTILKQVMEEKLNATNIELATIEPGKTFHMYTKEELEDVIKDI, from the exons ATGTTCCTGACGAGATCAGAATACGACAG AGGTGTGAACACTTTCTCACCGGAGGGAAGACTTTTCCAGGTGGAATATGCCATTGAAGCCATTAAG TTGGGCTCCACAGCCATTGGCATCCAGACGTCGGAAGGAGTGTGTCTCGCCGTGGAGAAACGAATCACCTCGCCCCTGATGGAGCCCAACAGTATCGAGAAGATCGTAGAGATTGACTCCCACATCG GTTGTGCTATGAGTGGATTGATAGCCGATGCCAAAACGCTTATTGACAAAGCGAGGGTGGAGACGCAG AATCACTGGTTCACCTACAACGAGACGATGACGGTAGAGAGTGTGACTCAGGCGGTGTCTAACCTGGCTCTTCAGTTTGGAGAGGAGGACGCAGACCCCGGTGCCATG AGCCGTCCCTTTGGTGTTGCCTTGCTTTTCGGAGGTGTGGATGAAAAGGGACCCCAACT GTACCACATGGATCCCTCGGGCACGTTCGTGCAGTGTGATGCCAGGGCCATTGGATCAGCATCTGAGGGTGCTCAGAGCTCTCTGCAGGAAGTCTATCACAAG tccATGACATTAAAAGAAGCCATCAAGTCTTCTCTCACCATCCTGAAGCAGGTTATGGAGGAGAAGCTGAATGCTACCAACATCGAG CTTGCTACAATAGAGCCAGGCAAGACCTTCCACATGTACACAAAAGAAGAACTGGAGGACGTCATTAAGGACATCTAG